The following are encoded together in the Candidatus Omnitrophota bacterium genome:
- a CDS encoding type II secretion system protein — translation MPKLAKSCFKKGKGFTLLELMTTIVILVIVISGLLYSYVVCILLNESNANLITATNDAQMVLEQMKSLAYNNIATYVPPSLTNLQDEAVTINRSIGSKIAQIRVNVSWTERQRQRNIEIVTRIPR, via the coding sequence ATGCCTAAGTTAGCTAAAAGCTGTTTTAAGAAAGGCAAGGGATTTACACTTCTTGAGCTGATGACAACTATAGTCATACTGGTTATCGTTATCTCGGGGTTATTGTATTCTTACGTTGTTTGTATATTACTTAACGAATCAAATGCCAATTTAATCACCGCCACTAATGATGCCCAGATGGTCTTAGAGCAGATGAAATCCCTGGCCTATAATAATATCGCTACATATGTGCCGCCTTCTTTAACAAATTTGCAAGATGAGGCTGTTACAATAAACAGAAGCATAGGCTCAAAGATAGCTCAAATAAGAGTTAATGTCAGCTGGACTGAAAGGCAGAGGCAGAGAAATATTGAAATTGTTACCCGTATACCCAGGTAA
- a CDS encoding prepilin-type N-terminal cleavage/methylation domain-containing protein produces the protein MGKRGFTLVEIMIVVGLVAGLITLAVPNILRSRVVANESAALGNLKAINNACQLYHVNEEAYPSSMTDMAEPAANPPYLDNTIASGRKQSYQFNYSLVDNDHFTVNANPTSTGLLKGKYFYLDESGIIRSNSSGPAGPDDEIVK, from the coding sequence ATGGGCAAAAGAGGCTTTACGTTGGTTGAAATAATGATTGTAGTAGGTTTGGTTGCCGGATTGATAACTTTGGCTGTGCCGAATATATTGCGGTCAAGGGTAGTAGCCAACGAAAGCGCGGCATTAGGCAACCTTAAGGCGATCAATAATGCCTGTCAGCTCTACCATGTTAACGAAGAAGCATATCCCTCCAGTATGACTGATATGGCAGAGCCTGCAGCTAATCCGCCGTACCTGGATAATACGATTGCCTCAGGGAGAAAACAGAGTTACCAATTTAATTATTCTTTGGTGGATAACGACCATTTTACCGTCAATGCAAACCCTACTTCTACGGGGTTGTTAAAAGGCAAATATTTTTATCTTGATGAGAGCGGGATAATCAGATCTAATTCCAGCGGACCAGCAGGCCCTGATGATGAAATTGTTAAATAA
- a CDS encoding prepilin-type N-terminal cleavage/methylation domain-containing protein: MKKRGFTLVEIMIVVAIIALLAAIAIPNLLRARVNANQTNAQATLRTISTACESFAAANNGNYPAAFTDLTTATPPYLNENYTAAARQGYNFACGTMGVAGYSCTATPVTCGTTGTQTYTITTGGVLTSAACV; this comes from the coding sequence ATGAAGAAGAGAGGTTTTACATTAGTCGAAATCATGATTGTTGTTGCTATCATAGCATTGCTGGCTGCCATAGCAATTCCCAACTTATTACGTGCAAGAGTCAATGCAAACCAGACAAATGCACAGGCAACCCTAAGGACTATTTCTACTGCTTGTGAGAGCTTTGCAGCGGCAAATAATGGTAATTATCCAGCAGCATTCACCGATTTAACAACAGCAACTCCTCCTTATTTAAATGAAAATTATACCGCAGCAGCACGTCAGGGGTATAATTTCGCATGCGGAACCATGGGAGTAGCCGGATATAGCTGCACAGCTACGCCAGTAACCTGCGGTACGACCGGTACGCAAACTTACACTATTACAACAGGCGGTGTATTAACATCAGCTGCTTGCGTGTAA
- a CDS encoding LPS-assembly protein LptD: MPIDYSKMRAISKVLLTILCLLVFSGASAEEAKDNKPVIVNADVLEYATEKNEVVASGNVSITYKGSKLTCDKITVDTVTKDAVAEGNVRLDDKQGTVEGKKIIYNLDSKTGVIMDAEFRSNPYFGKAARVDKPSEKEFIALDGYASSCSFDNPHYRIKSGKINVFPDDKIQTKNDVFLIGKIPIMYLPRFNHSLKDPLMHVQVTPGKSKDWGPYILTAWRYNLSDTVSGRIYADYRSRLGVAEGFGANYVTKDLFGKGDFKYYYTQERDNTLEQGTPAEFERYLIRWRHKWDIDRNTDLTSEYYKITDSKRIIIGSDNNFLKDYFYREYEKDSQPLSYVQVHRNFTNSSLDLLLQKRVNRWYTQLEKLPEVNYSLPSIQVGNSSVYYEHTSQAANFNYKYAVPSDSNNDIQMSRFDTTNKFSLPMKVSFVKFTPFVMNRETFYSSDIGNSSVHPRTIFYTGADLSTKFFRIFDVKTNFLKLDIDKLRHIITPTIGYAYNHEPTVKSSQLKQIDSIDSIAQNNSVTLGISNKFQTKRDNISVDLADFRVSSIYYNKPDSGVKTGSYLSDILFEMELHPYSWLSIDSDATWEHSGDRNSDPNYGKFSSINYDINFNFGNDRAIGIGQRYERKGSDEITQSLNWRLNPKWKFSAYLRSNIGSDTSVAKGLNEQEYTISRDLHCWSWDLTYNVKRDEGETIWLIFRLKAFPETEFGFNQSYHGPKTGSQSQ, translated from the coding sequence ATGCCAATAGATTATTCTAAAATGAGGGCCATAAGCAAAGTATTATTAACGATACTTTGCTTGTTGGTTTTTTCGGGAGCATCAGCCGAGGAGGCTAAAGATAATAAGCCGGTTATAGTTAATGCGGATGTTCTAGAGTATGCTACGGAAAAAAACGAAGTCGTAGCTTCGGGCAATGTTTCAATAACCTACAAGGGTTCAAAGCTTACTTGTGATAAGATCACCGTAGATACTGTTACAAAAGATGCGGTCGCTGAAGGTAATGTCAGGTTAGATGATAAGCAGGGTACTGTTGAAGGTAAGAAGATAATATACAACCTGGATTCCAAGACAGGTGTAATTATGGATGCGGAATTCAGGTCAAACCCCTATTTTGGCAAAGCTGCCAGAGTTGATAAGCCTAGCGAGAAAGAATTCATTGCTTTAGACGGTTATGCCAGCAGCTGCAGTTTTGATAATCCGCATTACAGGATAAAATCAGGCAAGATAAATGTGTTTCCCGATGATAAAATCCAGACTAAGAATGATGTATTTTTAATCGGCAAGATCCCTATAATGTACCTGCCCAGGTTTAACCACAGCTTGAAAGACCCCTTAATGCATGTGCAGGTTACTCCGGGTAAAAGCAAAGATTGGGGCCCGTATATTTTGACGGCATGGCGTTATAACCTCAGTGATACAGTCAGCGGCAGGATATATGCTGATTACCGTTCAAGGCTTGGTGTTGCCGAGGGATTCGGCGCAAACTATGTTACAAAGGATTTATTCGGGAAAGGCGATTTTAAATATTATTATACACAGGAAAGGGATAACACGCTAGAGCAAGGCACGCCTGCTGAATTTGAAAGATATCTGATCCGCTGGCGCCATAAATGGGATATTGACAGAAACACAGATTTGACTTCGGAGTATTATAAAATAACTGATTCCAAAAGGATAATAATTGGTTCAGATAATAATTTCTTAAAGGATTATTTCTATCGTGAATATGAAAAGGATTCCCAGCCTTTGTCTTATGTGCAGGTGCACCGTAATTTCACCAATTCCAGCCTGGACCTGCTGTTGCAGAAACGTGTCAACCGCTGGTACACTCAATTGGAGAAGCTGCCGGAGGTCAATTACTCTTTGCCCAGTATCCAGGTAGGGAATTCTTCGGTTTATTACGAACATACTTCCCAGGCAGCAAATTTTAATTATAAGTACGCAGTCCCTTCAGACTCTAATAATGATATCCAGATGTCCAGGTTTGATACGACTAATAAATTTTCTTTGCCGATGAAGGTGAGTTTCGTGAAATTTACCCCTTTTGTGATGAACCGCGAAACTTTTTATAGCAGCGACATAGGCAACTCAAGTGTGCATCCCAGGACTATTTTTTATACGGGAGCGGATTTGAGCACAAAATTTTTCCGTATATTTGATGTAAAAACAAATTTCCTGAAGCTAGATATAGATAAATTAAGGCATATTATCACGCCTACTATAGGATATGCCTATAATCATGAGCCTACAGTAAAGAGTTCGCAGCTAAAACAGATTGATTCTATAGATTCAATCGCTCAAAACAATTCCGTGACTTTGGGGATTTCGAACAAATTCCAAACGAAGCGCGATAATATTTCCGTTGATCTGGCGGACTTTAGAGTCTCCTCCATATATTACAACAAACCTGATTCCGGAGTCAAAACAGGGAGTTATCTTTCGGATATACTTTTTGAAATGGAGCTCCATCCTTATTCGTGGCTGAGCATTGATTCCGATGCCACCTGGGAACACTCTGGAGACCGTAACAGCGACCCGAATTACGGTAAGTTCTCTAGCATTAATTACGATATCAATTTTAATTTCGGAAATGATCGTGCTATCGGCATCGGGCAGCGTTATGAGAGGAAGGGCTCTGATGAAATAACCCAGAGCTTAAACTGGAGGTTAAATCCGAAATGGAAATTTTCTGCTTATTTGAGAAGTAACATAGGCAGCGATACTTCTGTAGCTAAAGGATTAAATGAACAGGAGTATACAATATCCCGGGACCTGCATTGCTGGTCATGGGATCTCACTTATAATGTTAAAAGAGACGAAGGCGAGACAATCTGGCTTATTTTCAGGCTTAAAGCGTTCCCTGAAACAGAATTTGGGTTTAATCAGAGTTATCACGGGCCTAAAACAGGGTCTCAATCTCAATAA
- a CDS encoding ROK family protein — protein sequence MKQNFIIAFDVGGTNLKSALLDSANNIIDSSSTSTSDFKSKDSLIHAIVNQASGIKSRNKLNNQRILGVGVGLPGPVDFKNGVVYSLTNIPGWRDVPLKKLLRKKLGLDVFVDNDAKLMAMAEFHAGAAKGANTAVCITLGTGVGGGLIIDGRLHRGFNNAAGELGHMPLNEAGAKCNCGSYACLETYIGNKVIMGKAKNAFGRQVSLEELSRMSKADNGIAKKIWRDSGRQLGIVLSGIVNLLNPDCIVIGGGVSNAGKVLFDEVRRTVKDRAMVVQARHVKVIKAMLGNDAGLIGAGILVKQSLMKRN from the coding sequence ATGAAACAAAATTTTATTATTGCCTTCGATGTGGGGGGGACCAACCTAAAATCAGCTTTATTGGATAGTGCCAATAATATAATCGATAGCAGTTCTACCAGTACCTCTGATTTTAAAAGTAAAGACAGCCTTATCCATGCGATAGTAAATCAAGCCAGCGGTATCAAGTCCAGGAATAAGTTGAATAATCAAAGGATATTAGGGGTAGGAGTAGGTTTGCCTGGTCCGGTTGATTTTAAGAATGGCGTAGTTTATTCTCTGACAAACATCCCGGGATGGAGGGATGTGCCGCTGAAAAAACTCTTAAGAAAAAAACTCGGGTTGGATGTATTTGTTGATAACGACGCTAAACTGATGGCGATGGCAGAGTTCCATGCCGGGGCAGCTAAAGGAGCTAATACAGCTGTCTGTATCACTTTAGGTACAGGCGTTGGCGGAGGGTTGATAATTGATGGCAGGTTGCATAGAGGATTTAATAACGCAGCAGGCGAGTTAGGTCATATGCCGCTTAATGAGGCAGGCGCTAAATGTAATTGCGGCTCTTACGCATGTTTAGAGACCTATATAGGTAATAAGGTGATTATGGGGAAAGCAAAGAATGCTTTCGGGCGCCAGGTGAGTCTTGAAGAATTAAGCCGTATGTCAAAGGCTGATAACGGTATTGCTAAAAAAATCTGGAGAGATTCCGGCCGGCAGCTGGGCATTGTTTTAAGCGGGATAGTAAACCTTCTTAATCCTGATTGTATTGTTATTGGCGGAGGGGTAAGTAATGCCGGAAAAGTTTTATTTGATGAAGTCAGAAGAACAGTCAAGGACAGGGCTATGGTTGTGCAGGCGCGCCATGTTAAGGTAATTAAGGCCATGCTGGGCAATGACGCTGGTTTAATAGGCGCAGGTATCCTCGTGAAGCAAAGTTTAATGAAGAGAAATTGA
- the pilM gene encoding type IV pilus assembly protein PilM yields the protein MKIVPFPKVKPKIPFKPRLSFGLDLGSHFIKLVKLSVLKDSVNIEGFAVEPVGLDLEGLLKRHFQSFGIKKLNLSLSGLQTITRYTDFPKMSNDEFKQALKFEAQKHIPFPLSEVNVDGFILKDDLPDNKMLVLLAAAKKDAIESRIKLCDNLGVRLGAVDIDSIALINTFNHNYSDDESIKDKAVALLNIGATESNLNILDSGFPRLSRDIHIAGNHFTKKISDIQGLEFKEAEKIKVSPEKQTSSVISCIDNVLSNLARDLRTSFDYYESQNASSVSRIYLTGGSSMFAGLRESLTNLMGIQVEHWDVLRNITIADTVDSDKLKQYSGQLAVAIGLALRT from the coding sequence ATGAAGATTGTCCCTTTCCCGAAAGTTAAACCAAAGATCCCTTTCAAGCCGCGGCTATCATTTGGACTAGATTTAGGTTCCCACTTTATCAAGCTGGTTAAACTCAGCGTTTTAAAGGATAGTGTCAATATAGAAGGTTTCGCGGTTGAGCCCGTAGGCCTTGATCTTGAGGGATTGCTTAAGAGGCACTTCCAGTCATTCGGCATCAAGAAATTGAATCTCTCCCTGTCAGGGTTACAGACTATTACCAGGTATACAGACTTCCCGAAGATGAGCAACGATGAGTTTAAGCAGGCTCTTAAATTCGAGGCACAAAAACACATCCCCTTCCCTTTGTCTGAAGTGAATGTCGATGGTTTTATTTTAAAAGATGATTTACCGGATAACAAGATGCTGGTTCTGTTGGCCGCTGCAAAAAAAGATGCCATAGAGTCAAGGATTAAGCTCTGCGATAACCTGGGCGTCAGGCTCGGTGCCGTTGATATAGATTCCATTGCTTTGATTAATACTTTCAACCACAATTATAGCGATGACGAGTCTATTAAAGATAAAGCAGTGGCTTTACTTAATATCGGAGCAACCGAAAGTAATTTAAACATACTTGATAGCGGATTTCCTAGGTTAAGCAGGGATATCCATATTGCAGGAAATCATTTTACGAAAAAGATATCGGATATTCAGGGTTTAGAATTTAAAGAGGCCGAGAAGATAAAAGTAAGCCCTGAGAAGCAAACCTCAAGCGTTATTTCTTGTATTGATAACGTATTGTCTAATTTAGCCAGGGATTTAAGGACATCTTTTGATTATTATGAAAGCCAGAATGCCTCCTCTGTAAGCAGGATTTATTTAACCGGGGGGAGCAGTATGTTTGCCGGCTTAAGGGAAAGCCTGACAAATCTTATGGGTATACAGGTAGAACATTGGGATGTGCTTAGGAATATAACTATCGCTGATACGGTAGATTCAGATAAGCTGAAACAATATTCCGGCCAGCTGGCTGTAGCGATCGGGCTGGCTCTACGTACTTAA
- a CDS encoding nucleotide sugar dehydrogenase has translation MDSFLDGFKARLKKKDIKIGVVGLGYVGLPLAVEFVKKNFIVYGIDLDLDRIKSIGRRQSYITDISTAELRKIIDTKRFFASNDFRNLKGADVVLVCVPTPLKRKYHPDISYIRNAIKAISKNLKKRALIILESTTYPGTTEEVILPMLEGSSLQHGRDFFLCFSPERIDPGNVRYPLSKIPKVIGGINSEASLMGEAVYSVIIKKVIRVSSSRIAEMVKLLENTFRIVNIGLVDEMAMMAHKMGVDIWEIIDAAKTKPFGFMPFYPGPGVGGHCIPKDPLYLYWKAKKSGFRSRFIKLSSDMINSMPAYVVARVKDLLSAKGKKLSSSRILVVGATYKKDVKDLRKSPALDVIHILQEQSLSVAYSDPLIPYLKFKDIHLRSTAITGKGLAKFDCVIIATDHSSLDYKLILKNSKIIFDTRNVYKNINNDKVHKL, from the coding sequence ATGGATAGTTTTTTAGACGGTTTTAAAGCAAGGCTCAAGAAAAAAGATATAAAGATCGGAGTGGTTGGCTTGGGTTATGTAGGTCTGCCCCTTGCAGTTGAATTTGTGAAAAAGAATTTTATTGTCTATGGCATAGACCTTGATTTGGACAGAATCAAGAGTATCGGCCGCAGGCAATCATATATAACAGATATATCTACAGCCGAACTTAGAAAGATAATCGATACTAAAAGATTCTTTGCTTCCAATGATTTCAGGAATCTTAAGGGCGCAGATGTGGTGTTGGTGTGCGTGCCTACTCCGTTAAAGCGGAAGTACCATCCGGACATATCATATATACGTAATGCTATAAAAGCAATTTCTAAGAACCTGAAGAAGCGGGCTTTGATAATCCTGGAAAGTACCACTTATCCCGGTACAACCGAAGAGGTGATCTTGCCTATGCTTGAAGGCAGCAGCCTGCAACACGGACGCGATTTCTTCCTTTGTTTTTCTCCTGAGAGAATAGACCCTGGTAATGTCCGGTATCCCTTAAGTAAAATACCCAAGGTGATAGGGGGTATTAATAGCGAGGCCTCGTTAATGGGAGAGGCGGTTTATTCGGTTATAATAAAAAAGGTAATAAGGGTTTCTTCCAGCCGGATAGCAGAAATGGTCAAGTTATTGGAGAACACTTTTAGGATAGTCAATATCGGGCTGGTAGATGAAATGGCGATGATGGCCCATAAGATGGGCGTTGATATCTGGGAGATAATAGATGCTGCCAAGACCAAGCCTTTTGGGTTTATGCCTTTTTATCCCGGGCCGGGAGTAGGGGGGCATTGTATACCTAAAGACCCGCTTTATCTTTATTGGAAGGCAAAGAAAAGCGGATTCAGGTCTCGTTTTATAAAGCTTTCTTCGGATATGATCAATTCTATGCCTGCTTATGTCGTGGCCAGGGTTAAAGATCTGTTGTCGGCAAAAGGCAAGAAGCTTTCCTCTTCCAGAATCCTGGTTGTCGGTGCTACCTACAAGAAGGATGTCAAAGATTTAAGGAAGTCTCCTGCTCTTGACGTTATCCATATTCTTCAGGAGCAGAGTTTATCGGTAGCGTATAGCGATCCGTTGATCCCTTATTTGAAGTTTAAGGATATACATCTAAGGTCGACAGCTATCACCGGCAAAGGGCTGGCTAAGTTTGATTGCGTGATTATTGCTACTGACCATTCCAGCCTGGATTATAAATTGATCCTGAAAAATTCCAAAATTATCTTTGATACGCGCAATGTTTATAAAAATATAAATAACGATAAGGTGCATAAGCTATGA
- a CDS encoding type II secretion system protein has translation MNLTSCNAKSFITIMIVIAVASVSLRFGLEHLIKFSIKQNESNALSTLKLVSAAIEKYAKDHKSLFPDNINKLVDAEPYYLDKDYTGQSFLRGYNFNCNRLDESGYSCNARPIICRVSGNTVYSVSTGGVIKTENCYKKE, from the coding sequence ATGAATTTAACCTCTTGTAACGCAAAAAGTTTCATCACAATAATGATAGTAATTGCTGTGGCTTCGGTTTCCCTCAGGTTTGGGCTGGAGCATCTGATAAAATTCAGCATAAAGCAGAATGAGTCCAACGCGTTGAGCACGCTTAAGCTTGTTTCTGCGGCAATAGAAAAATATGCCAAAGACCATAAAAGCTTATTCCCGGATAATATAAATAAGCTTGTTGATGCTGAGCCGTATTATCTTGATAAAGATTATACCGGGCAATCATTTTTAAGAGGCTATAATTTTAACTGCAACCGCCTTGATGAGTCAGGCTACAGCTGTAACGCCCGCCCGATTATCTGCAGAGTAAGCGGCAACACCGTGTATTCAGTTTCTACCGGCGGAGTGATTAAAACGGAGAACTGCTATAAAAAGGAGTAG
- a CDS encoding SDR family oxidoreductase: protein MKKFLITGGAGFIGSHLCDALIAKGHKVICMDNFITGSKENIRHLFKEKNFSFIEHNVTKFINYSGKLDYVMHFASPASPEDYLKYPIQTLKVGSLGTHNALGLAKDKKAKFILASTSEVYGDPHVHPQPESYWGHVNPVGVRGCYDEAKRFGEAIAMAYRRVHRVDIKIVRIFNTYGPRMRMNDGRVVPNFIYQALNSKPITVYGTGNQTRSFCYVSDLVSGIIKLMFSKYNDPVNLGNPDEFTILELARKVIDFTGTKSKIIFKPLPQDDPRQRQPNISKAKKLLGWKPKIKLDEGLTETISWFRSNRAH, encoded by the coding sequence ATGAAAAAATTCTTGATAACTGGAGGAGCTGGTTTTATCGGTTCCCATCTCTGTGATGCGTTGATTGCAAAAGGGCATAAAGTAATATGCATGGATAATTTTATAACCGGGTCAAAAGAAAATATCCGGCACTTATTTAAAGAGAAGAATTTCAGCTTTATTGAGCATAATGTTACGAAATTCATTAACTATAGCGGTAAGTTAGATTATGTTATGCATTTTGCCTCGCCTGCTTCCCCCGAAGACTATTTGAAATATCCTATACAAACATTGAAAGTCGGTTCTCTGGGCACGCATAATGCCCTTGGCCTGGCAAAAGACAAGAAAGCGAAATTTATCCTTGCTTCTACATCTGAGGTCTATGGCGACCCGCATGTCCACCCTCAGCCTGAATCTTACTGGGGGCATGTCAATCCTGTGGGGGTGCGCGGATGTTATGATGAAGCAAAACGTTTCGGGGAAGCTATTGCTATGGCTTACCGCAGAGTGCATAGGGTTGATATCAAAATCGTAAGGATTTTTAATACCTATGGACCGAGAATGAGGATGAATGACGGAAGAGTGGTGCCTAATTTTATATATCAGGCATTAAATAGTAAGCCAATTACCGTTTATGGCACAGGTAACCAAACCAGAAGTTTCTGTTATGTAAGCGACCTGGTAAGCGGCATAATAAAACTTATGTTCTCAAAATATAATGACCCTGTAAATTTAGGGAACCCTGACGAGTTTACCATCCTTGAGCTTGCCAGAAAGGTCATAGATTTTACTGGAACAAAATCAAAGATAATATTTAAACCGCTTCCTCAGGATGATCCGCGCCAGCGCCAGCCAAATATAAGTAAGGCTAAGAAATTATTGGGCTGGAAACCTAAAATAAAGCTGGACGAAGGCTTAACCGAGACTATCTCCTGGTTCAGGTCTAACCGGGCGCATTGA
- a CDS encoding UDP-glucose/GDP-mannose dehydrogenase family protein — MNISIIGAGYVGLVTGACLAELGNHVICVDNDSKKISSLKKSIIPIYEPGLKELIINNLKKKRLKFTTNIREAVSKTVITFIAVGTPSMENGEADLTYIENVARSIAASLSSLKKRDDYHLIVEKSTVPVETGKWVQETIELNLKRKISFDVASNPEFLREGQAINDFMNPDRIVIGVESRQAKEMLMNLYRPLNARIVVTDIKSAELIKHASNSFLATKISFINAISDICDRVGADVEEVAEGMGLDKRISPDFLKPGIGYGGSCFPKDLDAFVNISGKLGYDFKLLKAVREVNQTQRSAYLKKIRDNLWIIKDKTIGVLGLSFKPNTDDIRNAPSIEIIKALKQEGAHLRVYDPQSMDKAKGVLKGIRFCSGPYQVCQGSDCLLVLTEWPEFKELNFLRVKKLLKRPLIIDGRNIYDPHMMKKTGFIYVCMGRGRFSKR; from the coding sequence ATGAATATTTCTATAATCGGAGCAGGGTATGTTGGCTTGGTCACCGGAGCCTGCCTTGCAGAGCTTGGCAACCACGTAATCTGCGTTGATAATGACTCTAAAAAGATATCCAGCTTAAAAAAGAGTATTATACCTATATATGAGCCGGGCTTGAAAGAGCTGATTATAAACAATTTAAAAAAGAAGAGGCTTAAGTTTACAACCAATATAAGAGAAGCTGTTTCTAAGACCGTTATAACATTTATTGCTGTAGGCACTCCTTCGATGGAGAACGGGGAAGCTGATTTAACCTATATTGAGAATGTAGCAAGAAGCATAGCTGCCAGCCTGTCTTCTTTGAAGAAAAGAGATGATTACCATCTGATTGTGGAAAAATCTACCGTTCCAGTTGAAACGGGCAAATGGGTGCAGGAGACAATAGAGCTTAATTTAAAGCGAAAAATAAGTTTTGATGTTGCTTCTAACCCCGAATTCTTAAGAGAGGGCCAGGCTATAAATGATTTTATGAATCCGGACAGGATAGTTATAGGTGTGGAATCGAGGCAGGCCAAAGAAATGCTTATGAATTTATACAGGCCGCTTAACGCACGGATCGTGGTTACGGATATAAAGTCAGCAGAGCTTATAAAGCATGCCTCTAATTCTTTTTTAGCCACAAAAATATCCTTTATAAACGCCATATCTGATATATGCGACAGAGTCGGTGCCGATGTAGAAGAAGTAGCAGAAGGCATGGGTTTAGATAAAAGGATAAGCCCGGATTTCTTAAAACCAGGTATAGGTTACGGGGGATCATGTTTTCCTAAAGACTTGGATGCTTTTGTTAATATTTCCGGAAAGTTAGGGTATGATTTTAAATTACTTAAGGCAGTAAGAGAAGTGAACCAGACCCAAAGGAGCGCATATCTTAAGAAAATAAGAGATAATTTATGGATAATAAAGGATAAGACTATCGGCGTGCTCGGCTTGTCTTTTAAACCGAATACCGATGATATAAGAAATGCGCCTTCGATTGAGATCATTAAGGCGCTTAAGCAGGAAGGCGCGCATTTACGTGTCTACGATCCTCAGTCTATGGACAAGGCCAAGGGAGTATTAAAAGGCATAAGATTTTGTTCCGGGCCATATCAGGTCTGCCAGGGAAGCGACTGCCTGTTAGTTCTTACTGAATGGCCGGAATTCAAAGAGCTGAATTTTCTTAGAGTTAAAAAACTGCTCAAGAGGCCTTTGATCATTGATGGCCGCAATATCTATGATCCGCATATGATGAAGAAAACAGGCTTTATCTATGTATGTATGGGCAGAGGGCGTTTTTCAAAAAGATAA
- a CDS encoding GGDEF domain-containing protein, producing the protein MMIIKVIILLIFTWALYLRIKKEFAVIYQKSARDYSNFQNDYNGLIQEDIRQKKESSILEKELHDTIALYDITKQICKSLEKERVFELFSSHINSYIKVQDCKFIQAEDDLSKYEGYSIMPLKLGNKNIGHLGVSGVSDEDKDKFNILGQQFLLGFKRAYFYEKIQELAITDTLTQAFSRKYCFERLQEELERSRKMKYQFSLLMVDIDNFKDINDHYGHLVGDAILREISKAIRDNSRQIDLVGRYGGEEFLIILTETDSSKAKFAAERIREAVRNKRVNVYDEAINVSISVGISTFRNDAKDAKTMIDRADKALYRAKDSGRDKVCVYDDSCV; encoded by the coding sequence ATGATGATAATAAAAGTAATTATTCTGTTAATATTCACATGGGCGCTCTATCTTCGTATCAAAAAAGAGTTTGCCGTGATATATCAAAAATCTGCCAGAGATTATTCTAATTTCCAGAACGATTATAACGGCCTAATCCAGGAAGATATCAGGCAGAAAAAAGAAAGCTCTATTTTGGAGAAGGAACTACATGATACCATAGCGCTTTATGATATTACTAAACAAATATGCAAAAGCCTCGAGAAAGAGCGCGTATTTGAACTCTTTAGCAGCCATATCAATAGTTATATAAAAGTGCAAGACTGTAAATTTATTCAGGCAGAAGATGATCTATCAAAATATGAAGGTTATTCAATCATGCCCCTTAAGCTCGGGAACAAGAATATCGGCCACTTGGGCGTTAGCGGTGTATCGGATGAAGATAAAGATAAATTTAATATTCTCGGCCAGCAGTTTTTGCTGGGATTTAAGAGGGCGTATTTTTATGAAAAAATACAGGAGTTGGCGATAACCGATACTTTAACACAGGCCTTCAGCAGAAAATACTGCTTTGAAAGGCTGCAGGAAGAGCTTGAGCGTTCGAGAAAGATGAAGTATCAATTCTCCCTGCTTATGGTTGATATAGATAATTTTAAGGATATAAATGACCATTACGGGCATTTGGTGGGTGATGCTATATTGAGGGAGATTTCAAAAGCCATAAGAGACAATTCCCGGCAGATTGACCTTGTCGGCAGGTACGGAGGCGAAGAATTTCTTATAATTTTGACTGAGACCGACAGCTCAAAAGCAAAATTTGCTGCCGAGCGCATACGAGAAGCTGTAAGAAATAAACGGGTCAATGTTTATGATGAAGCCATCAATGTAAGCATAAGCGTGGGGATCTCTACTTTTCGCAATGACGCCAAAGATGCCAAGACTATGATTGATAGGGCTGATAAGGCATTGTACAGGGCTAAGGATTCAGGCAGGGATAAAGTGTGTGTCTATGACGACTCATGTGTGTAA